GCAGCCCGGTCAGAACTCCGAATCTCGCTCCGAACAACAGGCTCATCCAGATCAGGGGAAGCATTTCCAGCGAAATCGATCCACCCTGGGGCAGTTCGAAAATCTTCAGATAACCAAGAACCAGAGCCAGGCTGGCAGTCAATGAAATATAGATCAATTCCCTGGTCTTTCTCACGCTGGATCCCATGGCAGCGGGAGTTATGGTGTGATTACGGTAGTAAGGTATTCCCTGATGTCCCGTTCCACATATATATTGCCGTCACAGGATGATTTCAAGACCGTGTGGTCCGTGACAACGGTAATCTGGTTCTTCTTGAGTACTTCAAGGGCTTTGCCTGGGTCTGTGAAATCGAATACTGCCAGTACCCTGCAAGGAAGGTAAGTCAGAGTGGTATAAACATATTCAATATTGATCTCTGCTTCGGAGAGCAGCTTCAGTACCCTGGCAAGCTCTCCAGGTTTATCTTCAACATCTATGATGATCACTTCATTTTCCACGAATTCGATCTTCCGGTCCCGCAATACCAGCTTGGCGTCATCCAGATTCATGGAAATGAGTTTGACCTTGGTTTTGTCCTTACCATACATTGTGCAGGTTACCGCTTTCAGGTCAATCCCCTGATCGGAAAGTGCCGAAACCACCTTGTACAGTTGTCCTGGCATATTTTTAAGAGTTACAACAAGTTCTTTGATCAGCATAAGACTCCTCCAACAATTTACTGGCCTCATTTTATCAAGAGCCAGGTTCAAGTTCA
This window of the Candidatus Wallbacteria bacterium genome carries:
- a CDS encoding ACT domain-containing protein — protein: MLIKELVVTLKNMPGQLYKVVSALSDQGIDLKAVTCTMYGKDKTKVKLISMNLDDAKLVLRDRKIEFVENEVIIIDVEDKPGELARVLKLLSEAEINIEYVYTTLTYLPCRVLAVFDFTDPGKALEVLKKNQITVVTDHTVLKSSCDGNIYVERDIREYLTTVITP